The genomic region GAAACTGAATAAAAGATTGATAAAAAATTAAATTTACTGGTCTTCTTTTAAAGGTATAAGAAGTTTTGTCTAAACCTTGATTATGCTCATTTATTCTTCTTTCAAGATTATTTGTAAGCCCCGTGTAAATGGAGTTATCTGAACATTCTAACATATATACATAATAATTTTTCATTTTACCGGATGTCTCGACTACGCTCGACAAGACAGACACTATAGAAGTTTATTAAAATACTCGTAAATAAATCTTTTTTATAAACTCCTATCTTTTCAACTTGTTACAATTTATAACTGGTAGATTAAAGTATCGCAATGAAACTCTTCTTCCTCCTTAACAGTTGGTGTTTTTGTCTTTACACCTTTATTTTTTTCACGGATCATCATATTGGTAAGCTCATTTTTCTTTTTCTGAATTTCCTTTTCCTTCTTTTTCATTTCTTCATAGTCGTAGTAAACCGCTCCTTCAATTATTGTTTTTTCTGCAATAGCATAAATAGACATGGGGTGATTGTTCCAAAGCACTAAATCGGCATCCTTCCCCTCTTTTATACTTCCCACATGCTCATCTATATGAAGCAATTTTGCAGGGTTTATGGTAACAAACTTCCAAGCTTCTTCTTCACTCATCCCTCCGTATTTGACTGTTTTTGCGGCTTCTTGATTTAATCTTCTGGACATTTCCCCGTCATCGGAATTAATAGCAACCGTTACACCTTGGTTATGCATAATGGCCGCGTTGTAAGGAATGGCATCGTTTACTTCATATTTATAGGCCCACCAATCGGAGAATGTGGAGCCACCTACCCCGTGTTCTTTCATTTTATCGGCCACTTTATAGCCCTCCAAAATATGGGTAAAAGTATTAATGTTGAAGTTAAATTTATCTGCGACCTTCATCAACATGTTAATTTCACTTTGCACATAGGAATGGCATGAAATAAAACGCTCTTTGTTTAAAATTTCTGCCAAGGTCTCCAGCTCTACATCGTATCTAGGAGCTTTAGTATTTTTCTTTTTGGAAGAAGAAAATGAATTGTATGCTTTCCACTTTTTATCATATTCTTGAGCTCTTTGGAAATAATCTGTAAAAACCTGTTCTACCCCCATTCTGGTTTGTGGAAATCGTACCGTTTGTGCATCTCCCCAATTTGATTGCTTTACATTTTCCCCAAGCGCAAATTTTATAAATTTAGCACGGTCTTCCATTAGCAAATCCTCCGGATCTTCTCCCCATTTTAGTTTTATAATTGCCGATCGCCCTCCTATTGGATTGGCAGAACCGTGTAATATTTGAATCGTTGTAACACCCCCAGAAAGATTCCTATAAATATCTGAATCTTCCGAATTAACAACATCTTCAATCGTTACTTCAGCAGAACTATTATGCCCCGCTTCGTTAATAGAGGCTGCAGCAATATGCGAATGCTCATCTATTATTCCAGCCGTCAGATGTTTTCCTGTAGCATCGATAACCTCGGCTCCAGAGCTTGATAAATCAGTACCGATTTTTGCGATTTTCCCGTTTTTAACCAAAACATCGGTGTTTTCCAAAACCCCTACATCTTCACTGGTCCAAACAGTAGCATTTTTAAAAAGTATATCTCTTGGTACGGGCAAACTCGCCATCCCAAAAGCCTTATTGGGATAAGTAACCGGTAGCACCTTGTAAATGGAATCTGTATCTTCTTCTTTATCCTCTTTTTTAAATGCCGATGAATTTCTAGTGGCCGTCCAAGTACCTTCATTCCCATTGGGTAAAACTGCATTTCCAATTAATTTTTCTGAAGTGGAAATTTTTGAGGATAACCTTACGAACTCATCCTTCTCCCCTTCCGGGTTAAAAAATAGATGAAACCAACCGTTGGTATAATCTACGCTGGAAGCTATTTTAGTAGTTCCTTTTTTCAGTTCAGGTTTTAATTTATCAGGTTCTCCTGTGAGTGCTAAGTCATAATTTTCTCCATTGATTTTTAAGGAGTAATCACCTCTTAAATCAACTATATTCATATCGTTAACAACATGTTTATTCCCTTGAACCCAGTTTTCGTATAAAATGGTTTCTTTGTCAAAAACATCTCCAGAAGTAATTAAAAAGTTGGCATAACGTCCCTTTTCCAAAGAGCCTATGGTTTCATTGGCCTTCAGTAAATTTGCGGGAAGTGTAGTAAGCGCTTCCAGTGCTTTCGTTTTGTCCAACCCATACTTAATAGCTTTTAAAAGGTTGGTTTTAAAATCACTTAATTTTTTATTATCGGCTGCGGTAAAGGCAAATCTTACCTCGTTTTCAGCTAAAACTTTTGGATTCGTGGGCGCTTGATTCCAAAGTAGCATTTCTTCCAAGGCTATTTTCCCGGCCATATACGGATCTGAAACATCATAGGCTTCTGGAAAATTTAACGGTAAAATATAAGTTGCCTCGGTTTCCTTTATTTCCCCGATGCGCTCAAACTCATTCCCACCGCCTTTAATTAAGTAATTCAGTTGAAATTCGTTAGCCAGCTTAGCAGCTCTTAAATCGTTTAGTTTATCATCTGCAGCAAAAATTTGGGGTAATTTTTTATTGTCGTTCAATGCTTCCAAAGACAAATCTTTGCTTTCCGCATTACCACCAGCATACCAATTGGCATCGTAGTACATTTGCCGTAATAAAGCTATAGCACCCATTAGGGATGTGGGATAGGCTTGACGGGAAGACTTGCTCTTTTCAAAGGATAAAAATTGCGCTACGTCTTCTGCAATAATCCTTTCATTATCATTACCGTTTTCATTCAAGGTAACGAGCATGCTGGTTCCGCGTACAATCCCATCATTTACATGCGTATTCACAACTCCAAAGCCGACTTCCAAAAGTTCTTTGGCCTTCTTCTTATCAAAAGAGAATTTTTCAATAGCCCTTTGCTCAGGCATAATATGGTCGTTCCAGTAATATCCTTCGCGTGAAGCGTCGTATTGTGGACGCTCACTATCTTTAGGCTTGTTCGGCTCTGAAATCCCAAAACTTGAGAATATATCGATAAAAGAAGGATATACATTTTTTCCATCCAAATCTATAGTTATAGCATTTTTCGGGATGGTTACTGAACTACCCACGGCTTTTACCTTACCATTTTGAATAAGCAATGTACTGTTTTCGATAATGTTTGAAGGGGTCACATAAATTTTTGCATTGGTGAATGCCGTGTAATTGGAATTTTTTGTTTTAACACCGTCGTTTTTTGGAAAATATTCTTGTGCCTGTAACGACAAAGAACATACGAACAGTGCCAAAAAGCATAGCTTTAATTTCATCTGTAGTTTTTGATTAAGAATTCGTTGAAGCTAAATTTAAGACATTTTGTTACAAAATCAACATTACAATAGAGAATCCTACAGTTTTTTATCTTTATAATAATTTACGAGGAGCGCCACTACGTAACTGTAACTTTTAAGTCCTTTTTTTTGATTATTTGCTTTGAGGAAGGTATTAAACGAATTTTTAAAAACAGGTTCTGCTTTTGTTTTGTGTCGACGCCAAAAATTGGCCACTTCCACATAGTTTTTTATAATTCCGAGGTGTACAATTTCGTTATATTCCTCAAACTTTTTGATGTCCCTTCTTTTTACTTCACCTAAACAATAACGCAATACATAGATATAACCGGAATATTTAAAATAAAGGTCATCATTGGAGGTAGCGGCAAGGAAAGCCACGAAATTAGCCTCATTCTCTGCGGAATAACCTATTTGATGCGCCTCTTCATGACAACTCACCGTTGGATATTTAAAATCTATTTGAAGTCCGTTCACCTGGGCTTCATTGGTAAACGGATTCAGGTAGCCGCTGTAACCCATGTACGTAAGTGCCGTGCTATATAAGGAGGTTTTTATACTTTTCGGACTGTAACTAAACTCTGGGATTATCTTACCCAGTGTCTCATAACCAGACATCGTTTTTTTATAGATTTCAGGTTTGGAATAAGGTATTTTCACCATTACCGTATCGTTATTGGTAAGTTGGGAGTGGATTTCGTTGCTTTTTTCAATCAACCGCTCTGTGAAATCGTATAATTCTTCGGAAGTGTATTCACTGGATAAATTCAATTTTTTATGAATGGGAAGCCGATAATAATTAAACCCCCAAAATAAATGAAAAACGAAATAGACAAAAGAAACCACTAAAAATACTTCCCTTAAAAAAATTCTAGTACCGTAAAAAAACAAGCGTCCCTTGGTTATTAAAAACCGGATGATAAAAATAACCAAAAGCGTGTAAAGAATATCCCCAATAGAAAAAGGGACCCACCCAAATGCATACCGAAAGCCTTTAGAAATAAATTGATAGACAAAATTACTGTAATAGGTTTCTATAAATTCTGGATATCCAGCCAACCATTTAACTAAAATGTACTGGGGGATAATGGAAAGTGCTAAAAATGTTTTTAGGCGGTCGGACATATGGTCAAAAATAGAAATAATTTGGTTGATAACGGAAGTTATTTTTTTGTCAGGATAATTATTTTCTACAGAATTATGGCGTTGGTAAAGCTTTTTAAAAATGCAATTCTTATTTTTGTGAAAATCTAAGCAATCAATATGAGTAAAGAAGTAAGAGCCCTGCAACCTAGTGAGGTTTGGGAAAAATTTGCCGATTTAAATGCGGTACCCAGACCCTCCAAAAAAGAAGAGCGTGTAATAGCCTTTATGGTGGATTTTGGGAAAAATCTTAATCTTGAAACATTTAAAGATGAAGTAGGAAATGTAATTGTGCGCAAACCGGCAACCCCTGGAATGGAAAATAGAAAAACGGTGGTGCTACAGTCGCATTTAGATATGGTTCATCAAAAAAATAACGATACGAAATTCGATTTCAGTACCGAGGGTATCAATATGTATGTTACCGAAGATGGATGGGTGAAAGCGAAAGGAACTACACTTGGAGCCGATAATGGCTTGGGAGTAGCTGCGATTATGGCAATTTTGGAAAGTAAAGATATTTCCCATCCTGCCATTGAAGCACTCTTTACCATCGATGAGGAAACAGGAATGACCGGAGCTCAAGGCCTAAAAGGTGGTGTTCTTAAAGGTGATATCTTACTGAATTTAGATACCGAGGAAGACGATGAAATTGATATTGGCTGTGCTGGAGGTGTCGATATTACCGCCACTAGAAAATATGAAGAGGAAGAAACCCCTAATAATGTTACAGCCTATAGAATTTTGGTAAAAGGACTGCAAGGTGGACACAGTGGTATGGATATCCACCGTGGTTTTGGAAATGCCAATAAAATCATGAACCGATTGCTGTTCGATGGTTTCGAAAATTTCGGACTCAGAATTGCGATGATTGATGGCGGAGGGTTACGAAATGCCATCCCGAGGGAGAGTGAAGCCATTATTGTGGTAGATGAAATTCATCATGATGCATTTGCACTCGAATTTAATCAATTGGCTACCGTAATTAAAAAAGAGTATCGAACCAATGAGCCTTCTTTATCCATTACTGCAGAAGTTATAGATATTCCCTCAAAGGTTATGAATATTGGGGTTCAAGAAGGAATTACAAGGGCATTGTATGCAGCACATAATGGCGTGTATGCCATGAGCCCAGATATGGAAGACCTCGTGCAAACATCCAATAATATTGCACGTGTTAAAATTAAGGAAGGAAAAATTAAAGTATTGTGCTTGACAAGATCATCGGTAGAATCTTCTAAAATAGATTTGGCAAACGGACTTCGGGCTGCATTCGAACTTTGCGGTTGTGAGGTTTCTTTAAGCGGAGAATACCCAGGCTGGAAGCCAAATCCTGAAAGTGCCATTTTAAAGGTTTTAAATAAAAAATATCAAACGCTTTTCAAAGAAAAACCAGAAGTGGTGGCTTGCCATGCCGGATTGGAATGCGGTATTTTAGGACAAAATTATCCAGAAATGGATATGATTAGCTTCGGACCTACGATTAAAGGTGCACATTCTCCAGATGAAAGAGCGAATATAGCGTCGGTTCAAAAGTTTTGGACTTTCCTAAAAGAAATTTTAAAAGAGGTTCCGGTTAAAGACTAATATATTTCGTTTACGATATTGAAAGCACTAAAAGTCCCTGTAAGATAAAAATGTTACAAGGACTTTTATTTTCGAATTAAATTGAAAACAAAATTATCGACCTCAATATTTTGGCAGTTTGACGTTAACCGAAAGGCAGTCAGGTTTTATTCTTTTGCATCTTACTGTTCGAAATTATTACAAAAACGCTTATTTTAGGTGCTTAAAAAAAATAGATCGCATTTAGAAGCAAAACTTTGTTTTTTTGATTTAAAATGCGAGGTTGGTATAGAGAAATACTTCTATTTCTAACAGGTTTTCCGATTTTTGTAAATATCAAAGTCAGTTTTTTCTATCTGTTATAGGCATTTTTAAATGTAGAACTATAAAATCGCGAAAAGTGTCCTTTTGGGCTCTTAATTTTGGAAATGTCTTGTCTTGGTTTATAACTAATTTTCGTTTGTAAGAATTCGCTAATCATTGCACTACTACCAAAAAACAATTATTGTGGCCACCATTATCATCAATAATCTTATTTTTTTGCAGTGTTTTTATTTATTCCCTCCATTATACCGTGTGATGTATGAAAAAAGCAGTAAATTTCGAATGCGTATAACTCATGGAAAATTTTTATTAATTGAGAACAAATGTAATTATCTATTTTCCGGTTTTCCAATCACGAAGGGTATAATAATTCATTTAGTCTAGTGCTTGTTCTGTTGGTATAATGCGCTCAAGATTTATGGTAAAAAATTAAACATGTCAACAGAAAAAACAATCGAGCCATTTCCAATAGTAGGTATTGGTGCATCCGCTGGTGGAATTGATTCATTTTCCAAATTTTTGAGTACTATACCCGACGATTCTGGGATGGCTTATATATTGGTACAGCACCTTGCGCCTTCCCACGAAAGTATCTTATCTCACATTCTTGCCAAAATAACTACGTTGCCTGTAAAAGAGATAACAAACGACTGTAAAATTTTGCCTAATCATATTTATGTTATTCCTGAAAATAAAATGCTGGAAGTAACAGATCATGAATTAAAGCTTTATCCTAGGGATATCAAAATCCAACACATGCCTATTGATGTTTTCTTTTCTTCACTGGCAAGAGTTCACGGCACCCAAGCCATTGGGGTTGTACTTTCTGGTACCGCCAGAGATGGCACCTTAGGTTTAAGGGATATAAAAGAATATGGAGGGATTACTTTTGCTGAAGATCCTGACATGGCAGCATGGGATGGAATGCCAACAAACGCTATCGAAGCCGGGGTAGTTGATTTTGTTTTACCAGCTGAAGAAATCTTCCCTAAGTTAATAGATGTATATACCGCCTACGAAACCAATGGTGCTCGTGGCAGTCTTGGGATTGACACAAAAAAAATAACCGAAGACGGACTTCATAGGATTCTATCATTGGTACAGCAGGAAAGCGGCGTAGATTTTAGTTATTACAAGCGTCCCACCATTTTGAGACGAATTGCCCGCAGAATGGCGATAAACCAAGTTCCCAGTCACGTTGTATATTTAGAATTACTTCGAGAAAACAAATCCGAACAGGCCGCTTTACTTCAAGATCTCCTTATTAAGGTTACTTCTTTTTTCCGGGATCCCGAAATATTTGATAAATTAAAAGAAACGGTAATACCACAGCTATTGGAAAATCGGCTTCCGGATAAGCCGATCCGAGCCTGGGTAACAGCGTGTGCAACGGGTGAAGAGGCCTACTCACTAGCAATTACTTTTTTAGATGCATTAGACCAAAAGGATAGCGAAAGTTCCAGTTACAATACCAAGATCCAGATATTTGCTTCAGATATTTCAGAAGTGGCTATAAATAAAGCAAGAGCAGGTGTATACACTGCAGCTGAGGTTCAACCGCTTTCTAAAAGGCAGTTGGATCGATATTTTACCAAGATAGATGGTAATTATAAAGTAATAAAATCCTTAAGGGATACTATCGTTTTTTCTGAGCACAATTTTCTGAAAGATCCACCATTTAGCAAATTAGATTTGATAAGTTGCCGTAATGTATTGATTTATTTGGATGCATTTTTGCAAAAGAAATTGCTGTCTACCTTTCATTATGCTTTAAAGGATAATGGTTTTCTGCTCTTGGGCAAGTCGGAAACTACGGGAACTTTCCCAGATATTTTTGTACCTTTTTCAAAGCAGGCTAAAATATATACCCGTAAATCTGGTTCCGAGCGTTTATTTCAAGTTTCTGGGGTACGAAAAGAAAATAAAGTGCCTCCAGTTAAACCCATTCAAACGGACAATATTCCAAAAACTGATTTTAGGCAAAGTGCCAATACCATTTTACTCTCTGGTTATACACCTGCAAGTTTAATTGTGGATGAACACATGGAAATTGTTCAAATTAATGGGAATATGACTCCCTTCTTAGAATTTTCTTCTGGGAAACCTTCTCACGAACTGATGAAAATAGCTAGGAAAGAACTCGCTTTTGAACTTCGCAATGCCTTGCACAAGGCTAAAGAATCTCAAAAAAAAGTAAGTAAAGAAAGGATTTCCTTAAAAAACAATTCAGATCAGTTTTTTGTCAATATAGAAGTTATACCACTTAATGACATTAGAGTTCCTTATTATTTAATACTCTTTCATAAAAAGGAGCCTATTAATTCTTTTTGGAGCAATTTATGGAACCGATGGTCTCTTGCTTTCAGTCCTTCGTCAAAAAATCATCTTACAGACCGGAATGAGGCACTACAGAGAGAATTAGAACAGGTGCGTGAAGATATGCATCGCATCAGTGAAGATCAAGAGGCTTCCAACGAAGAACTGCAAAGCGCCAACGAAGAGTTACTTAGTAGTAATGAGGAAATGCAAAGTTTGAATGAAGAACTGGAAACTTCAAAGGAAGAATTACAATCCACCAACGAAGAACTGGTCGTAGTTAACCGTGAACTTATGGAGAAGCAAACAGAGCTTACCCATACCTTAAATTATTTGGACGCTATTATAGCAAATCTTCGTGAACCTTTTGTGGTGCTAGATAAAGACTTCCGTGTTTGCAATGCTAATTTGGCTTATTACAACAAGTTTAAGGTTGATAAGTTGGAGACCGAAGGAAAATCTTTTTTTCAGGTACAGCAGAGTTTATTTGACAATCCGAAGTTAAGGCACCTAATTCAAAAAATACTCTCCGAAAAAGATCGGGTATTGGATGAAGAGATTATTATCAATTTTTCATCTGGGAACAAAAAATCTTTTATGTTCAATGTTCGAAAAATTGAGAACCCACAGGAATCAAAAAAATTAATATTACTATCTCTGGAGGATATCACCGAGAGAAAAATGACAGAAAGTTATAAAAATATTATTGCGGAACTTCAAAAAACCAATGAACAACTGGACCGATATGTACATGTAGCTAGCCACGACTTACAAGAACCACTAAGGAAAATATTGATTTTTTCGGATCTTCTATTGGAAGATGATCGTATTGGAATAGAAGGTAAAAGGGAAGTTGTTGAAAAAATATCTTCTTCAGCCGCAAGAATGTCCAATCTTATAAAAGGATTGCTAGAATATTCCCGTGTTGCTCATCACGAAGAACTTTTAGATCAAGTGAATCTCAACAATATTGCGAAAGAGATTCTTTTAGATTTCGAACTGCTGATCGAAGATACGCAAGCAAAAATTAAAATTGGGGAACTTCCCTTAATTGAAGCAGTTCCTTTACAAATGAATCAGTTATTAAGGAATCTTTTAGATAATGGACTCAAATTTACCAAAACAGGAGTAGCACCCAACATTGAAATAAGTTCGCATAAACTTTCAAAAAATGAAATCGAAAAGTATCCAAAGCTCTCTACGGAGCTAAACTACTATGAAATTATAGTGAGCGATAAGGGTATTGGGTTTAGCCCCGAATACCAAGAAAAGATTTTTTTGATTTTTGAACGTCTTATGGGATCTCTGGATCAAAAGGGAAGTGGAATAGGTCTTTCATTGGTAAAAAAAATTGTGGAGAATCACAACGGTATTATTTATACAGTTTCCACGGAAGGAAATGGGGCAGCTTTTCATGTAATTCTTCCCGAAGTTCAACCGAAATAAGGAATATTATAAATTGCAAAAAAATTACTAAGAGTAAATGTTAGTTTCAACAATTATTGCGAGAAATTTTAAGTTTATGCATAAAGGAAAAATCTTCACTTAAAGGTGAAGATTTTTCGCTCATTTGGTTAGATTAGTGATATTCCGTAAAAATGCTCAGTTACTTCTTCATGAGAACTTCGTACCTAATACTTCTCGCAACACATTCATTTTTGCACCAATAATCCATAGAAGATTTGGGGTGGTTTGGAGGTATTCCATGGGTTTTCCATAGCCACATTTAAGGGATTAGCCGAAATAACATTGAAAATTAGGCAAAACCTTAAGTTAGTATTAATCCTAAAAGCATAAAGTTTGACTTTAAAAAATTATGGATAAAATTATATTAAAAAATAGATGGAGCTGTCTAAAGTATGGTAACCAAATAAAAATTTTTTTTAATAAACGTAATGATTGGGTTATTCTTTATGTTCGATCTCTATTCTTTTAATTCTCACTTTATCTATTGCAGTATTTTCTGGGGAACCAATAGCACCTCCCAATATTGCTACGGCAGCACCTAAAAGAAATATGAGAAAAGTTATAATATAATATTTGCTAATGGCACGGGCTCTTTTGTTCGCATATTCAATAGCCTTCATTTTGGCTTCTGTATATTTGTTCTGTGCGTTTTGTGTAGCCGAATCTAAATTGTTTTCCCACTTATTTATTTTATCGTTAATATCGGTGCCACTAAGGTGGGTCTTTTTACTCAAATAAACTTTTAAAGAAGATCTATCAAAAAAATTTTCACTTCCCCCTACTCTAATACTTAAATCACCGCTTTCATCCAATTCGTAGGAAATATCATTAAAAAAACTCTCAATTTCTTCTTCCAATTTCAAATTATTTCTAGAATCTAAGGGGAATTCCAGAGTATCGGCTGGAGTCTCCTCAGAAATTAAATCTGATCGTTTATTAGCATTGATTAACCTATAGGCTTGCCTTTTAATTTTTAAATAGGCCAAATCTGTTTCTTCCTGACATTTTTTGGAAACCATCTCCATCCCCACTGATCCATTTTTTGAATGAACATTATTAAAGCTTCCAAATATGGATTCTGTAATCTTATGATTAACACCGCCAATTAATATTAAAAAGAAAAAGATAAGTAAAACATAGAGTGCCCATGCCAAAAAGCCGTGCATGGCTCCGTCGATATTAGAATGAAAACCAGACATTCGAGCAGCAAGGAAACCACCAACAAAAAGCACCAATAGATGGGAAATTGCCCACCAGATTATGGCTCCTATCCCCAATGTGTAAAATGGGGAATGTTGAGCTGAAAAATCTAAAGTTGAGAGCCCAATCCCAATTCCCAATAAATTTAGCAATATTATAATGGCGATGGACGCTAAACATCCGCCAAGGATCGCCGCCCATGATATTTTTAATGTTTTTTTCTTGCTTGTACCAACTTCAGTGGATTCTGGCGTCATAAGCAGTTTATGTTTTTAATAAAGAATATTTTTAGTTACATATCTATTCTCTCTTAAAATTTAAGTTTATAGAGGTTTTGCTTTAAGTTTGAAACTATTTTTCTCGTATCTTTTCAAATTAGTAAACAAAAATGATGTAGTGGTGTCGTAAAAACCAATATGTTAACGCTAAAAAATTTTTGCTATTAAATTAATGTGGTTGCAAAGAGTTAAATCACGAGATATGAAGTATGATTTTTACCGAAAGACTTTCTAAATAAAATCGATTATGTGAATAGATGTTTTTTTGAATAAAACTGGTTTATTTTATTGAAAATGAAGTTATTTCTGTAATATCGATATTAATTCAGGTATTTTTATTATTTTAAATAAAAAAGGTTTGTTTATTACTTCCACATTTCGCAGAGCTATTTTTTTGAAGGATGAATAACCATTAAAAGCTATGAAGCTAAGAGTTAAATTTGATGATAAGCTAGTTTTTAGAAATCTTCTAAAACAGCAGCTAGATTCATTGGGAGTTCCCTATGAGATTCTAGCTAATTTAGATATTATTATCAAAGACGGCACTAAAGTTATAGAAATTGGGGTCTTAGAGCAGGATTTAGCCAAAGTGGGAATTGTAATTTTGAGTGATGAAAAAATTCAATTGTCAGAACGAATCAAAGAAGTAATAACTGAAATGATTCACCACAATAATAAAACCCAACGATATAAGTTTTCTAAATATCTATCAGATAAATTGAATTATTCTTACAGCCATTTGGCCAATGTATTTTCCGAAACGACGCATACTTCTATCGAACGTTTTATTATTTTAAAGAAAATAGATTATGCAAAAACCTTAATGACAAATGAGGGTCTTACACTAACCGAAATCGCCTATCAATTAAATTACAGCAGTGTAGCACACCTCTCAAACCAGTTTAAAAAGATAACAGGACTTAGTCCTAGCCTTTTTCAGGAAATTGTGGCCAAACGTAATTTAGAAAGAAAATTTGTACAGTCAGTGACTTAATATGATTAACAAAAAAATGCTTGTGGCCGTTGCCGATGATGATGCAGAAGACCTTTTGTTTTTTAAA from Galbibacter sp. BG1 harbors:
- a CDS encoding helix-turn-helix domain-containing protein, encoding MKLRVKFDDKLVFRNLLKQQLDSLGVPYEILANLDIIIKDGTKVIEIGVLEQDLAKVGIVILSDEKIQLSERIKEVITEMIHHNNKTQRYKFSKYLSDKLNYSYSHLANVFSETTHTSIERFIILKKIDYAKTLMTNEGLTLTEIAYQLNYSSVAHLSNQFKKITGLSPSLFQEIVAKRNLERKFVQSVT